In a single window of the Elaeis guineensis isolate ETL-2024a chromosome 6, EG11, whole genome shotgun sequence genome:
- the LOC105046561 gene encoding sec-independent protein translocase protein TATA, chloroplastic, which translates to MEMARCSTSPMAYRLPAKIPSPPYASLAASNSSFFTNGGRVLARTRLALVSGRRRKGSSGGLGCRCLFGLGVPELVVIAGVAALVFGTKNLPEMGRSIGKTVKSFQQAAKEFETELKKDDEDASKPTSPAESPKAVSSEDEKKALEASATEKST; encoded by the exons ATGGAGATGGCTCGTTGCTCTACTTCTCCAATGGCATATCGGCTTCCGGCGAAGATCCCCTCCCCGCCCTACGCCTCTCTGGCCGCCTCCAACTCCTCCTTCTTCACCAATGGCGGACGTGTCCTGGCCAGGACGAGGCTCGCCCTTGTCTCCGGCCGGCGGCGAAAGGGGAGCAGTGGTGGCCTCGGGTGCCGTTGCCTCTTCGGTCTCGGCGTCCCCGAGCTCGTCGTCATAGCTGGCGTCGCCGCGCTGGTCTTCGGCACCAAGAACCTCCCCGAGATGGGCCGGAGCATCGGAAAGACCGTGAAGAGCTTCCAACAG GCTGCTAAGGAGTTTGAAACTGAGTTAAAAAAGGATGACGAAGATGCTAGTAAACCCACATCTCCAGCTGAGAGTCCCAAAGCTGTTAGCAGTGAAGATGAGAAAAAAGCACTGGAAGCTTCGGCCACTGAAAAGAGCACGTGA
- the LOC105046560 gene encoding transcription factor UNE12, producing MANAQPPPSDGIGDDFFEQIFSMPPPYAGGDGAGGGGGLAGGGEGVMPAGIVLPRGDGSTVGTGGPSGFPLGLSLERGSGSGKRIRNEPAAKAERDPVQLAGLFPPGFGHLQSHQIRPSPPAPPPQTFHGQVKQGGVAAGPQPPAPRPKVRARRGQATDPHSIAERLRRERIAERMRALQELVPNTNKTDRAAMLDEILDYVKFLRLQVKVLSMSRLGGAGAVAQLVADIPLSVEGEASESGSKQQVWEKWSTDGTERQVAKLMEEDIGAAMQFLQSKALCMMPISLAMAIYDTHHQPEGHTVKPEPNTSS from the exons ATGGCAAACGCACAGCCGCCTCCGTCGGACGGCATAGGGGACGACTTTTTCGAGCAGATCTTCTCGATGCCGCCGCCGTACGCCGGGGGAGACGGTGCCGGCGGCGGCGGTGGCCTCGCCGGGGGAGGCGAGGGGGTCATGCCCGCGGGGATCGTCCTCCCCCGCGGGGACGGCTCCACTGTCGGCACAGGTGGGCCGTCGGGGTTCCCGCTGGGGCTCAGTCTGGAGCGGGGTTCCGGCAGTGGCAAAAGGATCCGGAACGAACCGGCGGCCAAGGCG GAGAGGGATCCGGTGCAGTTAGCGGGATTGTTTCCTCCGGGGTTCGGTCACCTCCAGTCTCATCAAATCCGGCCTAGTCCTCCAGCTCCTCCTCCTCAG ACTTTTCATGGGCAAGTGAAGCAAGGCGGGGTTGCTGCAGGGCCACAACCACCGGCCCCACGACCGAAGGTGCGGGCTCGGCGGGGACAAGCCACCGATCCTCATAGTATCGCCGAGAGG CTACGCAGAGAAAGAATAGCAGAAAGGATGAGGGCTTTGCAGGAGTTGGTTCCAAACACCAATAAG ACAGACAGAGCAGCCATGCTTGATGAAATCTTAGATTATGTGAAGTTTTTAAGGCTTCAAGTGAAG GTTTTAAGCATGAGTAGGCTGGGCGGTGCTGGTGCTGTGGCACAGCTGGTGGCTGATATCCCACTATCGGTTGAG GGGGAGGCAAGTGAGAGTGGGAGCAAGCAGCAGGTGTGGGAGAAGTGGTCAACGGATGGCACAGAAAGGCAAGTAGCAAAGCTCATGGAAGAAGACATCGGAGCGGCAATGCAATTCCTCCAGTCCAAAGCCCTCTGCATGATGCC